Proteins from one Campylobacter concisus genomic window:
- a CDS encoding TonB-dependent receptor yields MKFSILASSLIFSSLWALDTNNSDYSVVLPTIEVEGISEQNTLKGYIAYDSADINRNGLSNKETPQTIENIDIQKNRNYGTNDLSSILEGNAGIDASYDMRGENIKIRGFSVDGGDIYRDGVRDSGQIRRSTANVERVEILKGPASILYGRSDGGAVVNLVSKKANFMPVYKLSGRVGSWSRYGGGIDINHVVNNQLAARLTTDMERGKSWREGVKYKNFMVSPSIIVTNDGGTVSFEAQYTYDNAWRVPDRMPTKSVYDKLGIDYTKGFSHDGDFVEDKLHFFRTELNAELVKDMNLKWVFGYRKASQNFDHYFSGTIMPGNRLKQNYAKQQTDNDTLSNAITLTKELEFTRFKHNLTFGYDNSVETRHPRLWYDKAKSVTINPYASRSSWGSVGYMPLTTDNKHKAINNGVFLEDLISLDDKYRLLVGGRFDFYKFKTRNITNMTNSYKGHSFSPRVGLLWDFLPEHTAYASYSKSFAPYGGRGNIGISIGDTTMLDLKPQNNEQYEIGLKSTWADNKFSSNLAIFQIEHNNIKYQPDSKNNPYVWAERGKERSRGIELNILGQIYENLYLRSSLGYMRAIIVNDKSNPLNEKLSLNNTTNWQGNVFLRYAKNDKWYVESGVTGYSKRYSYRTSNTNGRVIDEHLSGFARFDASAGYNFNEHAQITLAINNILNKKYWRSDSRPGDERSFMLNMHYTF; encoded by the coding sequence ATGAAATTTAGCATACTTGCTTCATCACTGATCTTTAGCTCGCTGTGGGCTTTAGATACAAATAACAGTGATTATTCAGTTGTTTTACCAACTATCGAGGTGGAAGGTATCTCGGAGCAAAATACCCTAAAAGGTTATATCGCGTATGATAGTGCGGATATCAATAGAAATGGACTCAGTAACAAAGAGACGCCACAAACTATCGAAAATATAGATATACAAAAGAACAGAAACTACGGCACAAATGATCTCTCAAGTATCCTAGAAGGAAATGCTGGTATTGATGCAAGCTATGATATGAGAGGCGAGAACATCAAGATAAGAGGCTTTAGTGTTGATGGTGGCGATATATATAGAGATGGTGTTAGAGATTCTGGCCAGATAAGACGCAGTACAGCAAATGTTGAGAGAGTTGAAATTTTAAAAGGACCAGCTTCGATCTTATATGGAAGAAGCGATGGCGGTGCGGTTGTAAATCTAGTTAGTAAGAAGGCAAATTTTATGCCTGTTTATAAGCTCTCAGGAAGAGTTGGTAGCTGGAGTAGATATGGTGGTGGTATCGATATAAATCACGTAGTAAATAATCAATTAGCTGCAAGACTAACGACTGATATGGAGCGTGGAAAATCATGGAGAGAGGGCGTAAAATATAAAAATTTTATGGTAAGTCCAAGCATTATCGTGACAAATGATGGCGGAACGGTAAGCTTTGAGGCGCAATACACATATGATAATGCTTGGCGTGTACCTGATAGAATGCCAACAAAAAGTGTCTATGACAAGCTTGGTATCGACTATACAAAGGGATTTTCTCATGATGGAGACTTTGTTGAAGATAAGCTTCATTTCTTCCGTACCGAGCTAAATGCAGAGTTAGTAAAGGATATGAATTTAAAATGGGTTTTTGGTTATAGAAAAGCTAGTCAAAATTTCGATCATTATTTTAGTGGTACCATCATGCCCGGAAATAGACTAAAGCAAAACTATGCTAAACAACAAACTGATAACGACACGCTCTCAAATGCTATAACACTTACAAAAGAGCTTGAATTTACAAGATTTAAACATAATCTTACTTTTGGCTACGATAATAGTGTAGAAACTCGCCATCCAAGGCTTTGGTATGATAAAGCCAAAAGTGTGACCATAAATCCATACGCATCAAGATCAAGTTGGGGTAGTGTGGGTTACATGCCGCTTACGACCGACAATAAACACAAAGCTATAAATAATGGAGTATTTTTAGAAGATCTAATAAGCCTAGATGATAAATATAGGCTACTTGTTGGCGGAAGGTTTGACTTTTATAAATTTAAAACAAGAAATATTACAAATATGACAAATAGCTACAAAGGGCACTCTTTTAGTCCAAGAGTTGGCTTGCTGTGGGACTTTTTACCAGAGCATACCGCATATGCTTCATACTCAAAGAGTTTTGCTCCATACGGTGGTCGCGGGAATATAGGTATAAGTATAGGCGATACAACGATGCTTGATCTAAAACCACAGAATAATGAGCAATACGAAATTGGCTTAAAAAGCACATGGGCTGATAATAAATTTAGCTCAAACCTAGCTATATTTCAGATCGAACATAATAATATAAAATACCAACCAGATTCTAAAAATAACCCTTATGTTTGGGCTGAGCGAGGTAAAGAGCGAAGTCGTGGTATAGAGCTAAATATCTTGGGCCAAATTTATGAAAATTTATATCTTAGAAGCTCACTTGGATACATGAGAGCCATCATCGTAAATGACAAGTCAAATCCATTAAACGAAAAACTTAGTCTAAATAATACAACCAACTGGCAGGGCAATGTTTTTTTAAGATATGCTAAAAACGACAAATGGTATGTCGAAAGTGGTGTAACAGGATACTCTAAACGATATAGCTACCGCACAAGTAATACTAATGGTAGAGTTATAGACGAACATCTTTCTGGTTTTGCTAGATTTGATGCAAGTGCTGGATATAACTTTAACGAACACGCTCAAATAACACTAGCGATAAATAATATCTTAAATAAAAAATACTGGCGTTCTGATTCAAGACCGGGCGACGAGAGATCGTTTATGCTAAATATGCACTACACTTTTTAA
- the yedE gene encoding YedE family putative selenium transporter has translation MNKTVLYIIAGASLGILGPVLVYFGNPANMGVCAACFLRDSVGALGFHQAKVVQYLRPEILGLIIGGFLASMLWSRNFTTVSGSAAFSRFFLGVFAMIGCLIFLGCPWRAFLRLGGGDMTAIAGLVGLFAGVFVGRFFKKNGYVIPENDATTKPVAFLPLIIAILLLIALVFGLKLGDNGALFSSEKGPGSQHANIFISLICAIVIGIFMQRSKFCSVGAISKVFERDLSMFYGIVSIIVFASITNLALGQYKFGFEAQPIAHNDVLWNFLGMSLAGLCFSLSYGCPGKHLVQMGAGNLSSAVFVLGMGAGAAISHNFILASSGAGITPYAPYAVAIGFIYAIYVGVFTKKA, from the coding sequence ATGAATAAAACAGTGCTTTACATCATCGCAGGTGCAAGCCTTGGCATTCTTGGCCCAGTGCTTGTTTATTTTGGCAACCCAGCAAACATGGGCGTTTGTGCGGCTTGCTTTTTAAGGGATAGCGTAGGTGCTCTTGGCTTTCACCAAGCTAAGGTCGTGCAGTATCTAAGGCCAGAAATTTTAGGTCTTATCATCGGAGGCTTTCTAGCAAGTATGCTTTGGAGTAGAAATTTCACTACAGTATCTGGTAGTGCGGCTTTTTCTAGATTTTTCTTAGGCGTGTTTGCTATGATTGGTTGCCTTATCTTTTTGGGTTGTCCATGGAGAGCGTTTTTGCGCCTTGGCGGCGGAGATATGACTGCTATTGCTGGTCTTGTCGGTCTATTTGCTGGCGTTTTTGTTGGACGATTTTTTAAGAAAAATGGTTACGTCATACCTGAAAATGATGCCACTACAAAACCAGTTGCGTTTTTGCCATTAATCATTGCTATTTTGCTTTTAATAGCCCTTGTCTTTGGTTTAAAACTTGGCGATAATGGTGCATTATTTAGCTCAGAAAAAGGCCCAGGTTCACAGCATGCAAATATCTTTATCTCACTTATTTGCGCCATTGTTATTGGCATTTTTATGCAAAGAAGTAAATTTTGCTCAGTTGGAGCGATTAGCAAAGTTTTTGAGCGTGATCTTTCAATGTTTTATGGCATTGTATCTATCATCGTTTTTGCAAGTATCACAAATTTAGCTCTTGGACAATATAAATTTGGCTTTGAAGCTCAACCTATCGCTCATAATGACGTCCTTTGGAATTTCCTTGGCATGAGCTTGGCTGGTCTTTGCTTTAGCCTAAGTTATGGCTGCCCAGGCAAACATTTAGTGCAAATGGGAGCTGGAAATTTAAGCTCAGCTGTATTTGTTTTAGGCATGGGAGCAGGCGCTGCGATAAGCCATAACTTCATACTTGCAAGCTCTGGAGCTGGCATCACTCCTTATGCTCCATATGCCGTAGCGATCGGCTTTATCTATGCTATTTATGTCGGAGTTTTTACTAAAAAAGCATAA
- a CDS encoding MotE family protein, translating into MRVVLLFLTILNFAFCFEVPVDCTQIFEARKEEISKELEIIDEQRQALEVFRASSAAAYEENNKKLAKKEADLNATMKVIEQKRKEIDEVVAKNEKILKELRTMTSDKVNESYSKMKDGAAAEVLSKMPRSNAATILYALDAKKISTIMAKMDPKVASEITTLLQKGPPFADEKGDMRTPAGSINIQ; encoded by the coding sequence ATGAGAGTGGTTTTATTATTCTTAACTATTTTAAATTTTGCATTTTGTTTTGAAGTGCCAGTTGACTGTACGCAAATTTTTGAAGCTAGAAAAGAAGAAATTTCAAAGGAACTTGAGATCATAGATGAACAGCGCCAAGCTTTAGAGGTATTTCGCGCAAGCTCAGCAGCAGCCTATGAAGAAAATAATAAAAAGCTTGCCAAAAAAGAAGCTGATCTAAATGCGACAATGAAAGTGATCGAGCAAAAACGCAAAGAGATCGATGAAGTGGTCGCCAAAAATGAGAAAATTTTAAAAGAACTTCGCACAATGACTAGCGATAAAGTCAATGAGTCATATTCTAAGATGAAAGATGGCGCGGCAGCTGAGGTTCTCTCTAAAATGCCTAGATCAAACGCAGCCACCATACTTTATGCTCTTGATGCCAAAAAGATATCAACTATCATGGCAAAAATGGATCCAAAAGTAGCATCTGAGATCACCACTTTGCTTCAAAAAGGACCACCATTTGCTGATGAAAAAGGCGATATGCGAACTCCAGCTGGTAGCATAAATATACAGTAA
- a CDS encoding ribonuclease domain-containing protein produces MNKRLLPALVAFIITIIVGTFFFSNNGSEANKNAQILLEQLNKEGQKSQSLAENGSYTSKDEVALYIYKFNKLPKNFITKKEALNLGWDTKSGNLWQISGGKSIGGDRFSNREKRLPEADGRKWFECDVNYNGGRRGAERILYSNDGLIYYTPDHYEHFYLLYEKRMQ; encoded by the coding sequence TTGAATAAAAGACTTTTGCCAGCCTTAGTCGCCTTTATCATTACTATTATTGTTGGCACTTTTTTCTTTTCAAATAATGGTAGTGAAGCAAATAAAAATGCTCAAATTTTACTTGAGCAACTAAACAAAGAGGGACAAAAAAGCCAGAGTCTTGCAGAAAATGGCTCATACACTTCAAAAGATGAGGTCGCTCTTTATATCTATAAATTTAACAAGCTACCAAAGAATTTCATAACCAAAAAAGAGGCACTTAATCTTGGCTGGGATACAAAAAGCGGAAATTTATGGCAGATAAGCGGTGGCAAAAGTATCGGCGGAGATAGATTTTCAAACAGAGAAAAAAGGCTGCCAGAGGCTGATGGTAGAAAGTGGTTTGAGTGCGATGTAAATTATAATGGTGGTAGGCGCGGCGCTGAGAGAATTTTATACTCAAACGACGGGCTTATCTACTACACGCCCGATCACTACGAGCATTTTTACCTGCTTTATGAGAAGAGGATGCAATGA
- the upp gene encoding uracil phosphoribosyltransferase, whose translation MQNVKLISHPLIEHKLTILRDKNTQPFQFRMLVDEISYLMIFEATRNLKVKDVKVQTPVAVADAKRLTTKVMICPILRAAIGMLDSVFTIIPDASVGFLGFQRNEETAQAEFFYAKLPKDAKERMAIIIDPMFATGGTAIDAVKFLREKGVKEIKFISIIAAPEGLKRFSEIYPDVEVYTASIDEKLNEKNYIVPGLGDAGDRVFNTL comes from the coding sequence ATGCAAAACGTGAAGCTCATCTCACACCCACTGATCGAGCATAAATTAACCATTCTACGTGATAAAAACACCCAACCTTTTCAGTTTCGCATGCTAGTTGATGAGATCAGTTATCTTATGATCTTTGAGGCGACTAGAAATTTAAAGGTAAAAGATGTCAAAGTCCAAACTCCAGTTGCGGTGGCAGATGCAAAGAGGCTTACTACAAAAGTGATGATATGCCCCATCTTAAGGGCTGCTATTGGTATGCTTGATAGCGTTTTTACTATCATTCCAGATGCGAGTGTGGGCTTTTTGGGCTTTCAGCGAAACGAAGAGACAGCACAAGCTGAGTTTTTCTACGCGAAGCTTCCAAAAGACGCAAAAGAACGCATGGCGATCATCATCGATCCTATGTTTGCAACTGGTGGCACGGCGATAGATGCGGTCAAATTCTTACGTGAAAAGGGCGTTAAGGAGATCAAATTTATCTCTATCATCGCTGCTCCTGAAGGGCTAAAGAGATTTAGCGAAATTTACCCAGACGTCGAGGTCTATACAGCTTCGATTGATGAGAAGCTAAATGAGAAAAACTATATCGTTCCAGGTCTTGGTGATGCTGGCGATAGAGTTTTTAACACGCTTTAA
- a CDS encoding TerC/Alx family metal homeostasis membrane protein: MNALEIQTIIVFIIMASLAFGIDLFAHKHDEKISLKQAGIWSIFWIGVSVLFGIYLYFERGSEIASLYFAGYALEKSLSVDNLFVMMAIFSWFKIPEIYRHRVLYFGVIGAMVFRLIFVAVGTMLFAISPWMELIFAAIVAYSAVMMIKKDKCDEDIKDYSNHIAYRAVYRFFPVLPQLFGHSFFVKFSEISKQISDSQKTTLNDQILRLKATWIATPLFLCLCVIELSDVIFAFDSVPAVIAVSKDPIIVYSAMIFAILGLRTLYFVLEALKNFLKYLEISVIVLLFFIVAKLAVNATAHIFHNGFEISAQISLFIILAILGVGVVASLVKK, encoded by the coding sequence TTGAACGCATTAGAAATTCAAACAATTATAGTTTTTATTATAATGGCATCACTTGCCTTTGGAATAGATCTTTTTGCTCATAAACATGATGAGAAAATTTCACTAAAACAAGCTGGCATTTGGTCTATCTTTTGGATAGGAGTTTCAGTACTTTTTGGCATATATTTATATTTTGAGCGAGGCAGTGAAATAGCAAGTCTTTATTTTGCAGGATATGCGCTAGAAAAGTCGCTCTCGGTAGATAATCTTTTTGTGATGATGGCGATTTTTTCATGGTTTAAGATACCTGAAATTTACCGACACAGAGTGCTTTATTTTGGCGTTATAGGAGCTATGGTATTTAGACTCATCTTTGTAGCCGTAGGTACGATGCTTTTTGCCATCTCGCCTTGGATGGAGCTAATATTTGCAGCAATAGTCGCATATAGTGCCGTAATGATGATAAAAAAAGATAAGTGTGATGAGGATATAAAAGATTATTCAAACCACATAGCTTATAGGGCAGTTTATCGCTTCTTTCCGGTTTTACCACAGCTTTTTGGACACAGTTTTTTTGTTAAATTTAGCGAAATTTCTAAGCAAATTTCAGATAGTCAAAAAACTACTCTTAACGATCAGATTTTAAGGCTAAAAGCTACTTGGATAGCAACACCATTATTCTTATGTCTTTGCGTGATTGAGCTAAGCGATGTGATATTTGCTTTTGATAGCGTTCCAGCCGTCATTGCTGTGAGCAAAGATCCTATCATTGTTTATTCAGCGATGATATTTGCAATACTTGGGCTAAGAACACTTTATTTTGTGCTTGAAGCACTCAAAAATTTTTTAAAGTATTTAGAAATTTCTGTGATCGTGCTTTTATTTTTTATCGTAGCAAAGCTAGCTGTAAATGCGACTGCTCATATCTTTCATAACGGATTTGAAATTTCTGCACAAATTAGCCTTTTTATCATTCTAGCCATCCTTGGAGTTGGGGTCGTAGCAAGTTTGGTTAAAAAATAG
- a CDS encoding malic enzyme-like NAD(P)-binding protein, whose translation MTHVTKEEALNYHIGGKIEIKVKTPCETSRDLSMAYTPGVAEPCKEIEADNELAYKYTNKANLVAVITDGTAVLGLGDIGAIAGKPVMEGKSVLFKKFANVDAFDIELDEHDPDKIVEICKALAPTFGGINLEDIRAPKCFEIERKLQEAVDIPVMHDDQHGTAMITSAGMINAMEISGKDISKIKIVVSGAGAAGIACAKMYKALGAKHIVMIDSKGVIHSKRTDLTPEKVEFALETEDRTLADAMKGADMFLGLSKPGVLTKEMVASMNKEPIIFALANPVPEIYPEDVEAVRSDVMMGTGRSDYPNQVNNVLGFPFIFRGALDVRAKKITENMKMAAARALAQLAKEPVPAEVLKASGVSELKFGKEYIIPKPFDKRVLTAVAPAVAKAAVEDGVARVKDFDVEAYKAKLAKGF comes from the coding sequence ATGACACATGTAACTAAAGAAGAAGCATTAAACTACCATATAGGCGGTAAGATCGAGATAAAGGTAAAGACGCCTTGCGAAACATCAAGAGACCTTTCAATGGCCTATACGCCTGGCGTTGCAGAGCCTTGCAAAGAGATAGAAGCTGATAATGAACTAGCTTATAAATATACAAATAAAGCAAATCTAGTAGCCGTTATCACTGACGGCACGGCTGTTCTTGGACTTGGAGACATCGGTGCTATCGCTGGTAAGCCAGTTATGGAAGGAAAGTCAGTTTTATTTAAAAAATTTGCAAATGTTGATGCCTTTGACATTGAGCTAGACGAGCATGATCCAGATAAGATCGTTGAGATTTGCAAGGCTCTTGCTCCGACATTTGGCGGTATAAATTTAGAAGATATCCGTGCTCCAAAGTGCTTTGAGATCGAAAGGAAGCTTCAAGAAGCAGTCGATATCCCAGTCATGCACGACGATCAGCACGGTACTGCGATGATAACAAGTGCTGGCATGATAAATGCGATGGAAATTTCTGGCAAAGATATATCTAAGATAAAAATCGTAGTTAGCGGCGCAGGTGCGGCTGGTATTGCGTGCGCGAAGATGTATAAAGCACTTGGTGCAAAACATATCGTGATGATAGATAGCAAAGGCGTAATTCACTCAAAAAGAACAGACCTTACACCTGAAAAGGTAGAGTTCGCGCTTGAGACTGAGGACAGAACTCTAGCTGATGCGATGAAGGGTGCTGATATGTTTTTAGGTCTTAGTAAGCCAGGAGTGCTTACAAAAGAGATGGTTGCATCTATGAATAAAGAGCCTATAATTTTTGCTCTTGCAAATCCAGTGCCTGAAATTTATCCAGAGGACGTTGAGGCTGTAAGAAGTGACGTTATGATGGGCACAGGCAGAAGCGACTATCCTAACCAAGTAAATAACGTTCTAGGCTTTCCATTCATCTTTAGAGGCGCACTTGACGTTAGAGCTAAAAAGATCACTGAAAATATGAAAATGGCTGCAGCTAGAGCGCTTGCGCAGCTTGCAAAAGAGCCAGTGCCAGCTGAAGTTTTAAAAGCAAGTGGTGTTAGTGAGCTAAAATTTGGCAAAGAGTACATCATCCCAAAACCATTTGACAAACGCGTGCTAACAGCAGTCGCTCCAGCGGTTGCGAAAGCTGCGGTTGAAGATGGTGTAGCAAGAGTAAAAGACTTTGATGTTGAGGCTTACAAAGCCAAACTTGCAAAAGGATTTTAA
- a CDS encoding molybdopterin molybdotransferase MoeA: protein MKDFMSYADSLKILKDTINAWEKVEKVAITDALDRNIAYDVTATENYPAKPVSAMDGYAFAFKDGLSELELITDLPAGSDKGLVIEGSKCVKTFTGSLMSEGTDTLVPVENVEVNGSKILIKKSVPKGFAVREVGESYKKGEILIKKGTRLTYADIALLAELGVFHVSVFIRPRVAILATGSEIKDLGEPLENPAQIHSSNHVGIAMQIRKMGAEPILCEIVRDKAELVEKAIINALKSADILVTTGGISMGDYDFVKGALNENFSLIIEGAAIKPGRHIRVAKSGDKYIFALPGFPYSAMVMCVLYVRVLINAWFGQEEPKITAIMDEDYKKRSPFLEFTAVNLENREGKNFVNLNGKKLGSSAIVNNLTNKAALLMIPMDKEILKKGEIVEVLMMPC from the coding sequence ATGAAAGATTTTATGAGTTACGCAGATAGCCTAAAAATTCTAAAAGATACAATAAATGCGTGGGAAAAGGTCGAAAAAGTAGCCATCACGGACGCACTTGATAGAAATATCGCCTACGACGTAACAGCCACTGAAAATTACCCAGCAAAGCCGGTTTCAGCGATGGATGGATACGCTTTTGCCTTTAAAGATGGCCTAAGCGAGCTTGAGCTCATCACAGACCTGCCCGCTGGAAGCGACAAAGGACTAGTCATAGAGGGTAGTAAATGTGTAAAAACTTTCACTGGCTCACTAATGAGCGAAGGCACTGATACTCTTGTGCCGGTAGAAAATGTCGAGGTTAACGGCTCAAAAATACTCATCAAAAAGAGTGTGCCAAAGGGTTTTGCCGTGCGCGAAGTAGGAGAAAGCTACAAAAAAGGTGAAATTTTGATCAAAAAAGGCACACGTCTAACCTACGCTGATATAGCACTTCTTGCCGAGCTTGGTGTCTTTCACGTAAGCGTTTTCATACGCCCAAGAGTTGCGATACTAGCAACTGGTAGCGAGATAAAAGACCTTGGCGAGCCATTAGAAAATCCAGCGCAAATTCACAGCTCAAATCACGTAGGCATCGCTATGCAGATACGCAAAATGGGTGCAGAGCCGATCCTTTGCGAGATCGTAAGAGATAAAGCCGAGCTTGTCGAAAAAGCGATCATAAACGCACTAAAATCAGCTGATATATTAGTGACGACTGGTGGCATAAGCATGGGTGATTACGACTTTGTAAAAGGCGCTTTAAATGAAAATTTTAGTCTTATCATCGAAGGTGCTGCCATAAAACCGGGCCGTCACATCAGAGTGGCAAAGTCAGGCGATAAATATATCTTTGCACTGCCAGGATTTCCGTACTCGGCAATGGTTATGTGTGTGCTTTACGTGAGGGTCTTAATAAATGCGTGGTTTGGTCAAGAAGAGCCAAAGATCACGGCGATAATGGACGAAGACTATAAAAAGCGTTCGCCATTTTTAGAATTTACGGCTGTAAATTTAGAAAATCGTGAAGGAAAAAATTTTGTAAATCTAAATGGCAAAAAGCTTGGCAGTTCAGCGATCGTAAATAATTTGACAAACAAAGCTGCACTTTTAATGATCCCAATGGATAAAGAAATTCTTAAAAAAGGCGAGATAGTAGAAGTCTTGATGATGCCTTGCTAA
- a CDS encoding peptidylprolyl isomerase produces MKKLLFLAAGMLSALNLYSAQMINGIAAIVENEPITLYEVYSLKEQLRASEQDALNLLIRDRLEDAQIKNLNISVTPFELNDRIESIAKQNGMTNSQFRSSIQAQGMDFLEFKNNIEKKMLQEKLYKSILAEAGKNVNEQKAKMYFDANPDKFKVFSTARVVVYRAKDPELLEAQKTSPKLLDGVQTQEVSLDYQSIDPRLAAIISSTNNGDYTQPLQGPDSFDMFLVKEKIGSYTPSFADVKDNVINELYQGEQEKLMADYFDKLRAKAKIQILR; encoded by the coding sequence ATGAAAAAATTGCTCTTTTTGGCTGCTGGCATGCTAAGTGCTTTAAATTTATATTCGGCTCAGATGATAAACGGTATCGCAGCTATTGTAGAGAACGAACCAATCACGCTTTATGAAGTTTATAGCTTGAAAGAGCAGCTAAGAGCTAGCGAACAAGATGCCTTAAATTTACTCATAAGAGATAGACTCGAAGATGCTCAGATAAAAAATTTAAACATTAGTGTAACACCATTTGAGCTAAACGACAGGATCGAATCAATCGCAAAGCAAAATGGTATGACAAATTCGCAGTTTAGAAGCTCTATCCAAGCTCAAGGCATGGACTTTTTGGAGTTTAAAAACAACATAGAAAAAAAGATGCTTCAAGAAAAGCTTTATAAAAGTATCTTGGCTGAAGCTGGCAAAAATGTAAATGAGCAAAAAGCAAAGATGTATTTTGATGCTAATCCTGATAAATTTAAGGTCTTTAGCACCGCTAGAGTCGTAGTTTATAGAGCAAAAGATCCTGAGCTACTTGAGGCTCAAAAGACAAGTCCGAAGCTGCTAGACGGCGTACAAACACAAGAGGTTAGTTTGGACTATCAAAGCATAGATCCAAGGCTTGCTGCGATCATCTCAAGCACAAATAACGGTGACTACACACAGCCTTTGCAAGGTCCTGACAGCTTTGATATGTTTTTAGTAAAAGAGAAGATCGGCTCATACACACCAAGCTTTGCAGATGTTAAGGATAATGTTATAAACGAGCTTTATCAAGGTGAGCAAGAAAAACTTATGGCTGATTATTTTGACAAACTCCGCGCAAAAGCAAAGATTCAAATTTTAAGATAA
- the gltX gene encoding glutamate--tRNA ligase, with amino-acid sequence MIVTRFAPSPTGYLHIGGLRTALYNYLYARANNGKFLLRIEDTDLKRNSEEATQAIKEAFAWCKLDHDGEVTYQSKRFDLYKEYVKKLLEEGKAYKCYMSKDELEELRASQEARKERPKYDNRYRDFTGTPPAGIEPVIRIKAPLSGEIVIHDGIKGEVKFKVEDILDDFIIARSDGTPTYNFTVVIDDALMGVTDVIRGDDHLSNTPKQIVLYEALGFKVPKFYHVAMINGEDGKKLSKRHGATDVMEYKKMGYLPEALLNFLVRLGWSHGDDEIFSIDDMLKYFNPNDINKSSSTYNAQKLDWLNSHYIKTLPYERLAHDMLEFGVNFKALAKGELLLNSLRERSKTLIEMANSANAIINAPKSYDEKAWAKFINENSKEILAKFAQILDRDLDAKGYEELTNKFLEQNGLKLKDLAQALRIALTGSSVSPSIFEVLEVVGSSETKNRIQNLLKEEK; translated from the coding sequence ATGATAGTTACTAGATTTGCTCCGTCGCCTACTGGATACCTACATATAGGCGGACTTAGGACAGCCCTTTATAATTATTTATACGCAAGAGCTAATAATGGAAAATTTTTACTTCGCATCGAAGATACTGACTTAAAACGAAACTCTGAAGAGGCCACGCAAGCCATAAAAGAGGCATTTGCTTGGTGCAAGCTAGATCATGACGGCGAAGTGACTTATCAGTCAAAGAGATTTGATCTTTACAAGGAGTATGTAAAAAAGCTTCTTGAAGAAGGAAAAGCTTATAAATGCTACATGAGCAAGGATGAGCTTGAAGAGCTTAGAGCTAGCCAAGAGGCAAGAAAAGAGCGTCCAAAATATGATAATAGATATAGAGATTTTACTGGCACGCCTCCAGCTGGCATCGAGCCAGTCATCCGTATCAAAGCCCCACTTAGCGGTGAGATCGTTATACATGATGGCATAAAGGGCGAGGTTAAATTTAAGGTTGAAGACATATTAGATGACTTCATCATCGCAAGAAGCGACGGCACACCGACTTATAACTTCACGGTCGTGATAGACGACGCACTAATGGGTGTAACGGACGTCATCCGCGGCGATGATCATCTCTCAAATACCCCAAAACAGATCGTTCTTTACGAGGCACTTGGCTTTAAGGTACCAAAATTTTATCACGTAGCGATGATAAACGGCGAGGATGGTAAAAAGCTTAGCAAGAGGCATGGCGCAACCGATGTCATGGAGTATAAAAAGATGGGCTATCTGCCTGAAGCGCTCTTAAATTTCCTTGTTCGTCTTGGCTGGAGTCATGGCGATGATGAAATTTTTAGCATTGATGATATGCTTAAATACTTTAATCCAAACGATATCAACAAAAGCTCAAGCACCTACAATGCTCAAAAGCTTGACTGGCTAAATTCTCATTACATCAAGACTTTGCCTTATGAGAGACTAGCTCATGATATGCTCGAGTTTGGCGTAAATTTTAAAGCCTTGGCAAAGGGTGAGTTGCTGTTAAATTCGCTCCGTGAGAGATCAAAGACACTAATCGAAATGGCAAATAGTGCAAACGCGATCATCAACGCTCCAAAAAGCTACGATGAGAAAGCATGGGCTAAATTTATAAATGAAAATAGCAAAGAAATTTTGGCTAAATTTGCTCAAATTTTAGATCGTGACCTTGACGCAAAGGGCTATGAGGAGCTAACAAATAAATTTTTAGAGCAAAATGGCTTAAAGCTAAAAGACCTAGCTCAGGCTCTAAGGATAGCGTTAACTGGCTCAAGCGTGAGCCCAAGCATATTTGAAGTGCTTGAAGTAGTGGGCAGTAGCGAGACGAAAAATAGAATACAAAATTTATTAAAGGAAGAAAAATGA